The Rhea pennata isolate bPtePen1 chromosome 23, bPtePen1.pri, whole genome shotgun sequence genomic interval TAAGATGGGCAAGCAGGCCAGGCATACTTACTCTGGGGCACTGAGCCACTTGGAACTTTTGATGATTATTGTCAAGGTCTGTGGGGGTTTGGGGGCTTGCAGGGGAGAGCATGTCAGTGGGAGACTTTCTAAGCACCTTCAGAAAATTTTGGTCCTGGCAAATACCTGTGCCTGCCTTGGTTCATGAACCAGTAACCTGGAAGCGTTAAAGCTCCCAAACTCTGACCCCTCATGGGTCACTGCCTTGCAGCAGGCAGCTCAGTTCACCAGAGTGATGCCAGGGCAGAGTGCAGGAGAGCCAGCCAGGCTGTAAAGCAAGTGTGCTGGAGGACCTGTCTCACTGCTATTGCAGAGAGCAGGATCTCctaactcatttaaaaaaaatggttgaggttgagATGAAAGCTTTAGAAACATGAGAGTGAGCTGCCATTTCCCTCTGCATGCTCCCAATTGACTCTGgccctgctttctgcagcctttTACAGGAAGCTCGCCAGCAGCTGAGCTATGATCACCGGGGCAAGATGGAAACGTTGGAAATAGATCGAGTGTGCTTATCCCTCAATGTGAACTCTCCCAACATCTCCTTCAAGGTCAATCCAACACGGATCCCAGGCAGGTAAGGGAAGAGCTGACCCTTTTGTGGCCAAACCCATGCTAGGGCTTCAGAGAGCCTTGGAACTCTTTTTCCTTGCATGCTATATGCTGGTTTAATGGGAGCAGTTACCGGGGGAACCCAGAACAGGAGCTAGCTGCTGAGATTTCTTGTGGGTCTTGAACTGTGAGTTCACAGACTTCTGGGAGATGAGACCTTTTTTGACCTATGTTTATAGTGGGCTGATTGCTAGTGATGAGTTCTCCCTTAAATCTCTCAGATCTTAGAGCATTCTGTGGGTACCTTCTTATTTTACGGCAACATCATGGTGTAATAAACAGAGTATCTATTTTCTAATGGATAAAATGGGAGAACAGACAGTGAATGAATAATCTAAATTGTCACAAGTCAGTGGCAAAAACAGAGAACCTAGCTGCCCTTTCTTGCTAGTACTTGGCTATAGGCAATATTGGTTAACAATGTGGTGTTAGCctttggcagagctgcaggtTTTCCTGTTGCTTAGCATTTCTTAGCATCCTTTACATGCTTCCCTGGTTTGAGCAGATGTAGGGCTCAGTGCAGGAGCTATAGGATAACAGTCTCCAGCTAGTGCACTGAGGACATCAGACAGTGCGATTTCCAGAATTTCTGAATCATTTTGTAGTGCAGAAAGCCTTCTTGGCCTGCAGAAGATGGTTGCTTTTGAACTGTCTTGCAAAcatttaacttatttttgtaACTGCCTGTTTATTCACAGATCAACTTCACTTCAGGAGTGGGATGATTATAGCCAGCGCAACAAGGACCGTGCTGAGGCTGAAATGAAAGCCTCAAATGAGCTTCGGGAAGCAATAGCACTTGCCATTGCCCAGGTAAATTAGTCGCTTGGCTGTGATTTGGTAGTGCAAAAGTTCTGAACACAGAATGGGAAATGGACTGACATGAGCTGTGGCCGGGGGGGGAGGAATTGAAAAGACAAAACTAGGCATGTGTGCCTCTCTGAGAGCAGCTGCATGCCCTCCTAGTTTAAAGGAGGAGCTTGATTATACTGTGGAGGTTGCAACAGATTCAGCAGTCTGCAAAACTCCTACGTCCACCAttcccatgtcctttggctgcaggAGAATGGATGACCTGCATATGTACAGCAAGGGGGTTCCTTTCAGCTGCCAGAACCCAGCTGGTTTTGCTCACTGGCTTCTGCCAACCTCACAGGAGACTGTGTCTCATACAATGGCCATATTAGCAACTGCTGGGAGAAAGACCCCTTCTACGTGTGTGTGACTGGAGCCTGTTCTCATTTCAGACAAACAACGAGCTGGAGGCTCAGCGTGTAGCCACGGAGTTTGCCTTGCGCAAGAGGATTCGAGACTTGGAAAAAGCCTATGATGAGTTGAAATGGCAGGAGAAGAATGTAAATGGTGCTTCTTTGGTTATCAACAATGTCCATGGTTGAGCTGAATTCAAAGGCTATTCATTACCTGGAATGCTATTGCTCTGAGCAGTTTCTTTCTGTGGCTCGCATGCCACACAGCCCAGGCTGTGAAAAGGATGTGGCTGACACAGCCACAACTGAATGTTATGGCTCTTACAAAGCATAGTGGCATTGCTGAATCACTGGCCGCGTAGTCCTGAGGGTAGCACGTCTGGATAATTCTGCTTGTTGGGATGGGATTGACAAGCCAAAGTAGTGCTGCCACAAGGCATGCAGCTGCCCGTCCATCATGACCCTCATGGTGAGCTAGATCTGAGCATACTGCTACAACTAACCAACCTGCACTTATAAAATCTGTCCAACAGCTGTGTCTGAATGTGAGACACGGGCCACGTGACCCCAGGCACCTAGCTGTGGCTCCTCTTCCATGCCTCTCAACACAGCAGGCTGGATGCAGAGATAGATAGCGGTGCCTCAGGTACTGGGAAGGCTCTGTTACACTAGTGCAAACTGGTACAAGCTGCGTGTTCCATTGTTTGGGTTTTTATTTGTCCCATTCATCTGTGAAGGCAAAGTCTGCTTTTTTACAATGCTCCTGCACTTGCAGGGGAACACAACCGTGGGAGAGAGGTCGCCTATAAATCTGGCACAgctctattttaaatatgaaagataaatataaatatatttaaatataaatatataaaggtTGTTTCCTTGTAAGAGCTGTTAAGTGGCATATGCATGAAACAGTGGAATTGATCCCTGCAGCATCCTACCTTCCTCTGCTGCGGAGGGATTCTGAACTCTAATCAGAAACTTGCTAGCCCTTGTTTAAAATCAATTCCCATGatcaatgtttaaaaaaaaaaagggtacaTGAGGCTGTTTTCTAATCTAGATCCTAACAGAATAGAGGCAGGACTGTCTCTCATGTCTTTATCCTCAGACCTTGGAGGAAATTGCTGAAATGGAAGAGGACATCCGACGTTTGGAAGATGATCTTCGGAGGAAAATGCAAGACCTGAAACTGGCACACACTCGCCTGGAGACCCGCACGTATCGGCCCAATGTGGAGCTGTGTCGGGATCAGGTACCAGCCTTCCTGTCATGCTCCAGGAGGGGCTGAGGGGGAACTGAACTGGATGGATGCCTGGGTGAGTCAGAAGAGTTTGGATGCGTTTTGAAGCAAACTACAGAGGGGCTGAGCAATGGATTCTGCAGTCACATAGCACATCCACATAGTGTATTGTCTACGgcaaagcaaggaaagaaatactgtaattgGGCTGGGAGGAGAATGAGAGAACCATGGCCTATGTAAGACACCACTCTACAGCCTTGTTAACTGTCGTGACCTTCTTTCTCTCCACCTTGCAGGTCCAGTACGGGCTGACAGATGAGATTCAGCAGCTGGAGGGAACAATCAGTGCCCTGAAGCAGAAGCTAGCGCAGTCACAGTAAGTCCCCTGTTCTCTGGGGCAGAGCAGTGACCCAGCATTGTGTACGGGAGGGACGTGGCCATGTGCAGCCCTGAGCCTGGAACACTTCCAGAAGCTGCATTTTGAAGGTCATGTTTGTTCAGAACAGGAGAGGATACTGTCTTTGGGCTCAGCCTGGGACTGGGCAGCAGGGGTGTAGTCAAGGCCTGGTAGGGCTGTGTGAGGGGAGGGTGAATGGGGGTTCCCATGGCCCCTGTTTGCACTCAGACTTTGACCAGGTTGCACAGGCTGTTctaaaagggaaagaatgggtaaaaagcaaaggaagaaacagcagtgctgctctgggTTGACATGGGGCTCCCAGGGCACATCTCTGTGCTGCAATCCAGGAGCAGCACACGGGCTTGCTATTCACAGATCCAAACAATGCTACTGCTATGCACCAGGAACTTTCTGCTGCATTAGCTCTTTGTACAAAGGCAAGAGCTGCACAGATGTTTATGCTGCCAGAAAGTGGGAAGTTCAGTGTTTCCTTTTCAACTCGGTAAGTGAATGCAGTGCTTGAACCTCTCACTTGTGCTTGTTCTCAGGGATGCCTTGGATGCTCTCTACAGACAGCTCTACCATATCCAGACAGATATTGGCTGCAAAGCTAATTCCCTCGTGCTGGACAACAAGTGCATGGATAGCCGGAGAAAGCTCACAGTTCCTGCCGAGAAATTTGTGCCAGAGGTTGACACCTTCAACCGGACCACAAACCGTATGCTCTCCGCACTGAAGAGCAAGCAATTGGAGTTGGTTTAATGCACTCTGGTGTGTTGTGCAACGAGCTTCACTGAAGAGAAAGCTACCAGTGACTCAGTTACGTAGCAAGAAAAATGGACATCTGTGTCATGTTAGGATAATGTAATTCTGATCCCTCCCCCTAGTTTGTTATATAACTGTCTGTCCCCTTGTATGCTGTATAGCCTCTTGCACTCTGAAGAGCATTATAAACAATAAAGAGTCTGTCCCCAAGAGCAGTTGTCATCTGAATGTGTTGGAAGCATTTCATGATGATTGAATCCATCTGGGCTCTTTAGTGTTTTAAGTCCTTTAAAGTGCAAGGCTGTGCTCTGAAAAGGGACTGTGTAACTGTGGCAATGTGCCAGATCTGCTCTGTGGGTGTACTGACACAAATCTGCTCGCTTTAACGATTAAAGTAAAGTTTGGGTTGGGATTTCCCCCTGCCTGCTAGCCTTGCAGAGCTAACCCAGCTACAAAAGCAAGAGCTGGAGTCCATTCTGGCTCTTGTGGCAACAGACTTGTTAAAATTGAATTGCAGCGTTCACATGCTGTCATGAGTTATCGTTTCTATTCCAGGCACACTCCCAATGTGCTAAATACTGCGTGTACTCCCTGGGAAACAGAGTCCCTGTCCCAGAGATCTTACAACCCAAATTGCTGCATGTGCAACCAGGACCAGAATTTGGCCTGCTCTTCCTCCCCAAGACAGGAGACgatgctcagtagcagcccccGTGGCTCTCAGAGTAGGTTCTGATGAGGAACTGAGGAAAAATCAGCGCTTCCCTTTCTGTAAGCTGGGAAGGAAACTGGCGGGTTTGGAGCAGCTCTTTCCAGCCAGGCACTCGCCAGGCGAGTTGCTCCCAGAGCCCCGCTTCCCGCAGCGCTTaggccgcgctgcgctgcgcaCAGGCGGGTgctgcggcgcggccgcccgccttGCGAACGGGAGGAGGttgcagccctcctgccccgcTGCGCGCGCAGCCCGCCCTCCTCCCGCACCCCGCTACCCCCGCCGCCAGGACCCCTCCGGCCCCGTGAACGCACGGGCCCCCCGTGCGCCCCTCCTGGCCCACGCatcccctcccacccccacgCATGACCCTTCCTGACCCCGCGCGTGCGTCAcccgccgcgccccccggggccgccatCTTGTCCCGCGGCGCTGCTGCTTCCCTCCGGGCCGCcagggggcggcggcggcggcggcgccgcggggcaagatggcggcggcgggcgcggggcgggcggcggcgcggccgcggccggggcaggCCCAGTTCCGCGGCTGCTTGGTCGGGGCGCTGCTGGGTGACTGCCTGGGCGCCGTCTTCGAGGGCAGGAGCGTCGTGAAGCTGCCCGAGCTGCTGCGCTTCCTCGGCGGCCTGgagccggcgcccggcgcggaggagccgcccggcagcgcccgcagAGGTGGGcgggggtggcggcggcggcaccggccgGGCCCCCCGGGCCTtccccgcggcgcctcccggcCCTGCACCGGGCCCAGGCCGCAGGCACGTCCCGGCCCGGgcctggccccggccccagggcatgtcccggccccgggccccTCTGTGGTGGCGAGGGCGCCCCGCACCCCGGGAGCGCCCTGGGGTCCCCAGTCGCCCGCTGCTGTGGGGGACGCGGCAGCAGCTGGGGGGTGACACGGCTGCGGGGGGTTTTCCACGCGCAGCCAGCGCTTGTCCTGCTCAGGTGGAAGCGGGGCGGGAGTCCTGTGCTGAGAGCTCGGGCGTCCTAGCGCAGGAGCATCCAGAGGATGCGATGTGCCAGTAACGGATAAGGAGCAGAGCgggagaggcaggagaagagCTATTTAACTTAACAAGTGATGATGGGCTCACGTTGGGGAGAGCATGGTTCTCAGCTGAGCAGAACTCCTGTAAACCCTACCAGCAGAAGGCACTCGATTTTGTTGCATCCTTGTCCAGAAATTCaatgtgctttcttttctctctgcctgtcAGCATATGTTGTCAGCACCCTGAGAGAGAAACGTCTCTGTATACACCTCAGAGATTTCAACCTCTGGAACTCCTGGATTTCAAGATTTTCCCTTGGCTTTTATTAATCCTAAAACACTTTGTGTCATATTCTTTCTGTGAATGCATCTCTCTTGCTGTGTGCCTTGTTATTCTCAGTTATGCCTTTGCAATTCGTTGATCGTGGTGAGTGAAGAGCTCAAAGTGCTGGAAATATAGTAATGTTTTAACTCCAGCAATGCGGATAATTAATTCTGGGAGAATAAGGAAGTGCTGAGAGTTGAGAAGCGCAGGAGAGTTCATTCCTGAATGATCATGTTGTGCTTTGATGTTCTGTTTTAGAAACACTTTCGTACACGGATGACACAGCCATGAGCAGGTCTGTGGTACAGTCCCTGCTCGCCAAGCGAGAATTTGATGAAGTTGATATGGCCAAGAGGTAAGAACTGCAGCCAGCTTTGGAGGCCAGGGTGTTGATGTTTACTAGCGATGGcaaaactttcttaaaattaagcaaTCACTTTAATTGCCAGTGGAAGCAGGTAGGGGCTAAGGCAAAGTCATTGTGAGTTTGcgtagaaaaaaataaaagaagtgatAGTTGATTCTGTAACTTAGAGTGTACTTTGACTGTCTTGGAACAAGCAGTGTCATTAGCTTTAATGGGGGTTCGGAATCTGCTTTGCAATGAAGTGGGGTAGCACATAGTGTTTTACCATTCTGTATTGCAAGCATGTAtgtttctttgcctttgtggAATGACACTTAGAAATTTCTCTTCATGTTTATTTGTTGCTATTTGTGTTTATACTTCCCTTAGTTTACTTAGTGGATATTAGTGAGGTCAGCTTCAGTTCATTTATGATCCATTTCCCTTTTGGATCCACAGCAGTTATAACATTTGTTTCCACTTAAGGgagaatatttatttgtttagaAAACACTTGCATTGAACTTTAACAAAAGAGTTTCTCCGTGGTTGTGACCCTGGAAAATGTTTccagtttgtttctgtttcaaagcAAAGTTGAAAGGGAAACAAGTGGGTTGTGAAAGGTGATGTTTGTACGCCCTTTTGCCCTTTCGCACCAATCTTTGGGAGCAGGATTCTTTCCCTATAGAACCTAATCAGATAGGCCCTGACAGTCACTGATTTGTCCATGTGCCGTTTATTCACTGTATCACAGTGTGGCTTTATAAAATCTTGTTACAAATTTCAATAACAAACCAAATAGCCATAGTATCTTTCTTCTTACCTGTGtaactgctgctgccttgtccATGCCAGGTTTGCTGAGGAGTACAAGAAGGAACCCAACAGGGGTTATGGGATGGCTGTTGTCAATGTGTTTAAGAAACTCCTGAGCCCCAAGTGCAGTGATGTGTTTGAACCAGCAAGAGCACAGTTTAATGGAAAAGGCTCCTATGGAAATGGCGGTGCCATGAGGGTGGCAGGCATTCCACTGGTTTATTC includes:
- the TEKT2 gene encoding tektin-2; protein product: MATLSVKPGQRFTLPNWHANSELISANAERQRSASHCVRQEVRILHNETNNQTKWDENDNRTRLAERISSVNRWKETLDKCLTDVDAEIDALAKVKEAVEHALQAKNLPLDVAIECLTLRESRRAIDVVRDPVEEELHKEVEVIEKAKRDLQQRVNEAFEQLCLLQEARQQLSYDHRGKMETLEIDRVCLSLNVNSPNISFKVNPTRIPGRSTSLQEWDDYSQRNKDRAEAEMKASNELREAIALAIAQTNNELEAQRVATEFALRKRIRDLEKAYDELKWQEKNTLEEIAEMEEDIRRLEDDLRRKMQDLKLAHTRLETRTYRPNVELCRDQVQYGLTDEIQQLEGTISALKQKLAQSQDALDALYRQLYHIQTDIGCKANSLVLDNKCMDSRRKLTVPAEKFVPEVDTFNRTTNRMLSALKSKQLELV